The following coding sequences lie in one Salmo salar chromosome ssa13, Ssal_v3.1, whole genome shotgun sequence genomic window:
- the fam131c gene encoding protein FAM131C, with protein sequence MGACLCKGHKEFQSGPQHPMEVLQYQPVKGGHAPSNGNMSEKKSSSSYDIGELATSSLMGLVAMIKEHITKPTAMAQGRVSHLIEWNSWGGRCERGDDFQEDEQLYSHLTDEIKEARFAAGVAEQFALAEAAMNVWSIYEGPEQLSSSLDPLQDSHVVSHFLLDVGSVGLPQQLYSIHTKANNNYDAGYLGPPHPVFSVSLMSPPSQPDSERCPPEDGRTGASEATTVQHVDSSSLYDDEVFYN encoded by the exons AGTTCCAGAGTGGTCCCCAGCATCCCatggaggtactgcaataccagcCTGTCAAG ggcggcCACGCTCCTTCCAACGGCAATATGTCAGAGAAGAAGAGCAGCAGTAGTTATGACATTGGGGAGTTGGCCACTTCCTCCCTGATGG gactggTGGCGATGATCAAGGAGCACATCACCAAGCCCACGGCTATGGCCCAGGGGCGTGTTTCACACCTCATAGAGTGGAATAGCTGGGGGGGCAGGTGTGAAAGAGGGGACGACTTTCAGGAAGATGAGCAGCTCTATTCCCACCTGACCGACGAGATCAAGGAGGCCCGCTTCGCCGCAG GAGTAGCAGAGCAATTTGCCTTGGCTGAAGCGGCCATGAATGTTTGGTCGATTTACGAAGGTCCAGAACAGCTATCCTCCAGCTTAGACCCTCTGCAAG ACAGCCACGTCGTGTCTCACTTTCTGTTAGACGTTGGCAGCGTTGGGCTCCCTCAGCAGCTGTACAGTATCCACACAAAGGCCAACAACAACTACGATGCTGGCTACCTGGGGCCTCCACACCCAGTCTTTTCTGTTTCCCTCATGTctcccccctctcagccagacagtgAGCGGTGCCCCCCAGAGGACGGGAGGACTGGAGCTTCAGAGGCCACCACCGTTCAACACGTAGACAGCAGCTCCCTATATGATGATGAGGTTTTTTACAACTAG